The segment ACAGCCAAATATTTTAAAATATTACGCTCATAAGAACCGGTGGCAATCAGCTGCTCTTCTTGATAGATCCCAACGGTATAGTCAACCTTTTCATTCAATGTGAGACCGGATTTTTCGATCAGCTCCAGCCATTGTTGATAGACTTGAGCGTCCTTTTCCAACCATAATCTTTTGATTGTATACATGTACAAGACCTTCTTTTTATTTTCTTACTGGAAACAAGCGACTCAATAGCATCGAAGCAAGATAAATGATCAAGATAACAACGAATACGCCACCCCATCCTAAAACTAGTAGTTCAAGAGATTTGATTAACTCTGCTGACATCGTTTTTCTCCTTTCTTATACCAATAAGGCGAGCAATAAGCCGCCGGCAATCACTGAAGCAATCTGACCAGATACATTGGCTCCAGCTGCGTGCATCAAAATAAAGTTCTGTGGGTCTTCTTCTGTTGCCATTTTCTGAATGACGCGACTAGACATTGGAAAAGCAGAGATTCCTGCTGCTCCGATCATTGGATTGATTTTCTCTTTTCGGAATAAATTTAACAATTTAGCAAACAATACTCCACCGATCGAGTCCATAATGAAAGCAACCAGCCCTAGACCGATAACCATCAACGTATCGATCTGTAAAAATTCTTCATACTGCATTTTGACCGAAATGGCGATCCCTAATAATATGCTGATGAGATTGACTAACTCATTCTGAGCAGTGATCGACAAACGATCCAATACCCCACATTCTCGTAACAAATTTCCAAACATCAAAAACCCAACAAGTGGCAGAGAGACAGGCGCAATCAAACCAGCGACGACTGAAATAACTAAAGGAAAAAGGATTTTTGCTGTTTGCGACACTTCCCCTGCACGATAATTCATTCGAATACGTCGCTCTTTTTTAGTCGTCACAGCTTTGATCGCAACTGGCTGAATGATTGGCACGAGGGCCATATACGAATAGGCAGCCACCATGATGGCACCCATATATTTCGAATTCAACGTGTTCGCGACAAAAATGGAAGTTGGTCCATCCGCTGCTCCGATGATGCCAATAGAAGCTGCATCATTCAAATCAAAACCTAATAGGATCGCTACGATGATCGTAAAGAAAATCCCAAATTGTGCGGCGGCTCCAAAAAGTAATAAAAATGGATTTTGTAACAAGGGACCGAAATCGATCATTGCACCAATACCAATGAATAATAAGAGCGGAAATAGCTCCGTCGTAATCCCCATATCAAACAAAATTTGGAACGCGCCGGCCTCACCACCGGCACTCAGCACACCTGAATTAGGGAAATTAACTAAGATCGTACCTAACCCCATCGGTACGAGTAACGTTGGTTCATATTCTTTTTTTATCCCAAGGTACATGAGGACTCCGCCAATCACCATCATCACGATGCGTCCCGGCTCTTGCCCCATGCCAATAACTCCTTCAATAAGTGTTTCCACAGATGTCACTTCCTTTTACTTAATACTGAATACCAAGAGTCACCAAAATGACTCTACTCTCAAAGCGAACATTTAACTAATCGTGATAAGTGGATCACCAGGATTCACCATTTCTCCTTGACTGATATGGATTCCAGTCACTTGACCAGCTTTTCCAGCAACGATTTCATTTTCCATTTTCATCGCTTCTAAAATCATCAAAGGTTGATTGATTTCCACTACCTCCCCAACTGTAACTAATAAACGAGAAATCGTGCCTGGCATCGGCGAAGTCATCGCATCCGCTCCCGCTCCGACTGAGGATTTCGTTTCTGGTACAGTTGTTGAGACCTCTGATGGTATGACCGCTTCAACTGGTGTAGATCGTTCTGGTGTTGGAACTGGATTCGTTTGCGGACTTCCACCGATTTCTTCCATTTCCACTAAATATTCTTTTCCATCAATTGAGATTTTGAATTTCCGCAACATTTTTTCTCCTCCAAAACATTTATTTTTTGGCTATTTTTCGTATAATAAACTGACTATTTGGATTGACTCCCGCTGCTACACCTGTAGCAATCAGTGAAACCAAAATTGCTTCCGGATTTCTCTGCTTGATTTTTTTGATAATGAATCGACTCTCCGGATCATATTCTGCTGCTAAACTTGCAGCTACCACGCTGACAAGCTGAATATCAGCTGGCGCAGCATCAATATATGCAGGAACCGGTTTCATTTTTTCTGGCTTTTCATTGTCTCTTTCTACTATTGTGGGATTGGGCTTCAC is part of the Enterococcus mundtii genome and harbors:
- a CDS encoding OadG-related small transporter subunit; amino-acid sequence: MSAELIKSLELLVLGWGGVFVVILIIYLASMLLSRLFPVRK
- a CDS encoding sodium ion-translocating decarboxylase subunit beta; its protein translation is METLIEGVIGMGQEPGRIVMMVIGGVLMYLGIKKEYEPTLLVPMGLGTILVNFPNSGVLSAGGEAGAFQILFDMGITTELFPLLLFIGIGAMIDFGPLLQNPFLLLFGAAAQFGIFFTIIVAILLGFDLNDAASIGIIGAADGPTSIFVANTLNSKYMGAIMVAAYSYMALVPIIQPVAIKAVTTKKERRIRMNYRAGEVSQTAKILFPLVISVVAGLIAPVSLPLVGFLMFGNLLRECGVLDRLSITAQNELVNLISILLGIAISVKMQYEEFLQIDTLMVIGLGLVAFIMDSIGGVLFAKLLNLFRKEKINPMIGAAGISAFPMSSRVIQKMATEEDPQNFILMHAAGANVSGQIASVIAGGLLLALLV
- a CDS encoding acetyl-CoA carboxylase biotin carboxyl carrier protein subunit, whose amino-acid sequence is MLRKFKISIDGKEYLVEMEEIGGSPQTNPVPTPERSTPVEAVIPSEVSTTVPETKSSVGAGADAMTSPMPGTISRLLVTVGEVVEINQPLMILEAMKMENEIVAGKAGQVTGIHISQGEMVNPGDPLITIS